One Xiphophorus couchianus chromosome 1, X_couchianus-1.0, whole genome shotgun sequence genomic region harbors:
- the LOC114146849 gene encoding uncharacterized protein LOC114146849: protein MPPKPKNTNNSTTTVARPGPPTASQPRPADTDPPRGSATWRPPSEESSTARNVYSPDFKAELLIALRAEMVDIFKTELETALTNNLTQIKSELHGVKTELSASIAAIRSEMDALRATVADMEGPLSSCTDDLVSLKSNLDRLSAQVLALDSKCEDLESRSRRNEIRIIGLPEERNPVSADTISTLLKDAFGLEKEPVVDRGHRSLQAKPKPGERPRPIMARLHYHADCADILRRARAQQRVKVGDSTISIFPDFTVQTAKARAAFNDVRRQLREVPDIRFGLLHPARLRITKGGVTREFYFTRGGDCLRENTQDEINLA from the coding sequence ATGCCTCCAAAGCCCAAAAATACGAATAATTCAACAACTACGGTGGCGAGGCCTGGTCCACCGACTGCATCCCAACCTCGGCCTGCTGATACCGATCCACCGCGGGGCTCGGCTACTTGGCGACCGCCTTCGGAAGAATCTTCCACGGCCCGGAACGTATATTCCCCGGATTTTAAAGCTGAACTCCTCATTGCACTTCGTGCAGAGATGGTGGACATTTTCAAGACTGAATTGGAGACGGCGTTGACTAACAATTTGACCCAGATTAAATCAGAGCTGCACGGCGTGAAGACCGAGCTAAGTGCTAGCATTGCGGCTATCAGGTCGGAGATGGATGCACTAAGGGCGACTGTTGCAGACATGGAGGGACCGCTGTCTTCATGCACTGATGATCTGGTCTCACTCAAGAGCAATTTGGACAGGCTCTCAGCGCAGGTCCTCGCTCTTGACAGTAAATGTGAAGACTTGGAGTCAAGATCTCGGCGTAATGAGATTAGAATCATAGGACTACCGGAAGAGCGTAACCCAGTCAGCGCAGACACGATTTCCACCTTGCTCAAGGACGCCTTCGGCCTGGAGAAGGAGCCGGTTGTAGACCGGGGGCACCGATCTCTACAAGCCAAGCCGAAGCCCGGTGAGCGGCCCCGTCCCATAATGGCTCGTTTACATTATCATGCAGACTGCGCCGATATCCTACGACGTGCCAGAGCCCAGCAGCGAGTCAAGGTGGGGGATTCCACAATTTCCATCTTCCCTGATTTTACCGTTCAGACTGCAAAAGCCCGTGCAGCCTTCAACGACGTCAGACGCCAGCTCAGAGAGGTTCCGGACATCCGGTTTGGGCTTCTACATCCAGCGCGTCTGCGCATCACCAAGGGAGGTGTCACGAGAGAGTTTTACTTCACCCGCGGAGGCGACTGCCTTCGTGAAAACACTCAAGATGAAATAAATCTGGCTTAA